In the Nitrospirota bacterium genome, one interval contains:
- a CDS encoding efflux RND transporter periplasmic adaptor subunit — protein sequence MRTRGITWSGSCLLALFLSFTACGDRSSEPASSVAKSPQSGAPRISIIQAPAAVRDRVRIDTVAVHVVPEVVTAPGEVALDLKQVAQITSRIEGQVEKIHVQLGDRVKPGQPLAAIGSLQFDQLVEEYLVSKAQVDVAENTFRRTEKLRAEDIVSERKLIEDKGRYLETKARFQHVREKLLNMGLTADELHQLEHGSHMEGHRYTLTSPIAGTVVAQHIVRGQGVAPGKELFEIVDTSRVWVFANLSIEQARKFKEGDVGTILPKGGEPVTAPLTYLAPVADASTRTIRVRFEVANQQQRLKPREYVDVQLAIASAPTLAIPVSAVTTADNVRGVFVQRETGYAFVPIDVGREGGGWVEVRKGLTAGEQVVVDGVFDLKNVLLKEHIESGEGG from the coding sequence ATGAGAACCAGAGGGATTACTTGGAGCGGCTCATGCTTGCTCGCGCTGTTCCTGTCTTTCACGGCGTGCGGAGATCGCAGTAGCGAACCTGCATCATCGGTGGCGAAATCGCCACAATCAGGCGCTCCTCGCATCAGCATCATTCAAGCTCCGGCGGCCGTGCGGGATCGAGTACGGATCGACACGGTCGCCGTGCACGTCGTTCCAGAGGTGGTAACGGCCCCGGGCGAAGTCGCCCTCGACTTGAAGCAGGTTGCCCAGATTACGTCCCGGATTGAAGGACAAGTCGAGAAGATCCACGTGCAGCTCGGTGATCGGGTTAAGCCCGGTCAGCCGCTCGCGGCCATCGGCAGTTTGCAGTTCGATCAGCTAGTTGAAGAGTACCTCGTGAGCAAGGCGCAGGTCGATGTGGCCGAGAACACCTTCCGGCGAACAGAAAAACTTCGGGCCGAGGACATTGTGTCCGAACGAAAGCTCATTGAAGACAAGGGCCGATATCTGGAGACGAAGGCGAGATTCCAGCACGTGCGCGAGAAACTGCTGAACATGGGCCTGACGGCAGATGAATTACATCAACTGGAGCATGGCAGTCATATGGAGGGGCATCGCTATACGCTCACCTCGCCGATCGCCGGAACCGTCGTGGCGCAACATATTGTGCGGGGGCAGGGAGTCGCTCCTGGAAAGGAGCTGTTCGAGATCGTCGACACGAGCCGGGTCTGGGTCTTCGCGAACCTGTCGATTGAACAGGCCAGAAAGTTCAAAGAGGGCGATGTGGGGACGATCCTGCCGAAGGGCGGTGAGCCGGTCACGGCTCCGCTCACGTATCTTGCGCCGGTCGCGGATGCTTCCACCCGGACGATTCGAGTTCGGTTCGAGGTCGCGAACCAGCAGCAGCGCCTGAAGCCACGAGAGTATGTGGATGTTCAGTTGGCCATCGCAAGTGCACCGACCTTGGCGATTCCCGTCTCAGCGGTGACGACGGCGGACAACGTGCGTGGCGTGTTCGTGCAGCGAGAGACTGGGTATGCCTTTGTCCCGATTGACGTCGGTCGCGAAGGTGGGGGGTGGGTTGAAGTGCGCAAAGGACTGACAGCGGGCGAGCAGGTGGTGGTCGACGGGGTCTTTGACCTGAAGAACGTCCTCCTGAAAGAACACATCGAGTCCGGAGAGGGAGGGTAA
- a CDS encoding winged helix-turn-helix transcriptional regulator has translation MVAFTVPLKKSVSLFHALSDETRLVLLERLNEGEQCVCELTDAMKASQSRLSFHLKVLKGAGLIRDRREGRWMYYSIDPTAIEELEAVIDTLKQVAKSAGSASRCC, from the coding sequence ATGGTCGCGTTCACTGTCCCGCTGAAAAAATCCGTCTCACTGTTTCATGCCTTATCAGACGAAACGCGATTAGTCTTGCTTGAACGGTTGAACGAAGGGGAGCAATGCGTCTGTGAGCTGACAGATGCCATGAAAGCCTCACAGTCTCGCCTGTCCTTTCATCTCAAGGTGCTCAAGGGCGCCGGGCTCATTCGTGATCGCCGGGAGGGGCGTTGGATGTACTACTCGATCGATCCAACTGCGATTGAGGAACTTGAAGCGGTGATCGATACCTTGAAGCAGGTCGCGAAGTCAGCTGGCTCAGCAAGTCGGTGCTGTTGA
- a CDS encoding arsenite methyltransferase, which produces MIDQQGLKDEIKARYGKAALQSQQKEQRSCCGAGSVLTDGQLDPITGNLYGDGQTAVLPEEAVRASLGCGNPTALAHIAMGETVLDLGSGGGIDVLLSARRVGPSGKVYGLDMTDEMLELARANQAKAGVTNVEFLKGDIEHIPLPDNSIDLIISNCVINLSPDKDRALAEAFRVLKPGGRFAVSDIVIRGEMPKAIRQSIELWAGCIAGALEETEYKRKLSQAGFEQLSIEATRVYTAQDARDLFNGTGVEIEAVAPLVDGKFVSGFIRASKPVASQAACCATSCCT; this is translated from the coding sequence ATGATTGATCAACAGGGGTTAAAAGACGAGATCAAGGCTCGGTATGGGAAAGCCGCGTTACAATCCCAGCAAAAGGAACAGCGTTCCTGTTGTGGAGCCGGTTCTGTTCTGACGGACGGGCAGCTCGACCCTATTACCGGCAATTTGTATGGAGATGGCCAGACGGCAGTACTGCCAGAAGAGGCAGTTCGGGCATCGCTCGGTTGTGGCAATCCGACCGCATTAGCACACATTGCGATGGGCGAGACAGTCTTGGATTTGGGGTCTGGCGGTGGAATCGATGTGCTGCTGTCGGCCAGGCGCGTTGGGCCAAGCGGCAAGGTCTACGGGCTGGACATGACCGATGAAATGTTGGAGCTGGCCAGAGCCAACCAAGCCAAGGCCGGTGTCACCAATGTCGAGTTTCTCAAGGGCGATATCGAACACATTCCCCTGCCGGACAATTCGATTGACCTGATCATCTCCAACTGTGTCATCAATCTGTCGCCGGATAAGGATCGGGCGTTGGCTGAAGCCTTTCGGGTGCTGAAACCTGGTGGGCGGTTTGCTGTGTCAGACATCGTCATCCGAGGTGAGATGCCGAAGGCCATTCGGCAGAGCATCGAATTATGGGCTGGGTGCATCGCTGGTGCCTTGGAGGAGACAGAGTACAAGAGGAAACTCAGCCAGGCTGGCTTCGAGCAACTGTCTATAGAAGCCACGCGCGTCTATACGGCCCAAGATGCCCGGGATCTCTTCAACGGGACTGGCGTTGAAATTGAGGCGGTCGCCCCCCTTGTCGATGGCAAATTCGTGAGTGGCTTCATTCGCGCGTCAAAGCCAGTCGCGAGCCAAGCGGCCTGTTGCGCCACAAGTTGTTGCACATGA
- a CDS encoding arsenate reductase ArsC, giving the protein MKQRILFLCTGNSARSQMAEALLRLIAGDHFEAESAGTHPAGLNPMTIESMQETGVDVRHYRSKNLDEFVGQPFDYVITVCDRAKESCPVFPGAINLRHWSFDDPAQAPLDSRREVFRLVRDEIANRLCQFLIEEVRFAPTALQCDCCKVQLKPDLIA; this is encoded by the coding sequence GTGAAACAGCGGATTCTGTTTCTCTGTACGGGAAACTCGGCGCGCAGCCAGATGGCAGAAGCCCTGCTCCGTTTGATTGCGGGTGACCACTTTGAGGCCGAAAGTGCCGGGACCCATCCGGCCGGCCTCAATCCTATGACGATAGAGTCTATGCAGGAAACCGGCGTAGATGTTCGACACTATCGATCAAAGAATCTCGATGAATTTGTCGGTCAGCCCTTCGACTACGTCATCACGGTGTGTGATCGAGCCAAAGAGTCCTGTCCGGTCTTTCCCGGCGCGATCAATCTGCGTCATTGGTCTTTTGATGACCCGGCCCAAGCCCCATTGGACAGCCGGCGGGAGGTCTTCCGGCTGGTACGGGATGAAATTGCAAACCGGCTGTGCCAGTTTTTGATCGAAGAGGTGCGATTCGCCCCTACGGCTTTGCAGTGCGATTGTTGCAAGGTTCAACTCAAGCCTGACCTTATTGCCTAG
- a CDS encoding thermonuclease family protein, whose translation MRIMLKHRIITGLVLILVAACPSLSWADFAAKVVSVHEGDRVTIRHNGRSEMIYLKDIDCPDLKQPYGKQAKHVTAAYVGNRDVVVRALTRDKQGRMSAEVLLPNGPNVGRELVKEGLAWWQRAGSSDPSLGDLEELARAEHRGLWSEPNPVPPWKWKPTKRTSRRYSN comes from the coding sequence ATGCGTATCATGCTGAAGCATCGCATCATAACTGGTCTCGTGCTTATCTTGGTGGCAGCCTGTCCGTCCCTCTCCTGGGCGGACTTTGCCGCGAAAGTCGTCTCTGTCCATGAGGGTGATCGTGTCACGATCCGTCACAATGGGAGAAGTGAGATGATTTACCTCAAAGATATCGATTGTCCAGACCTCAAGCAGCCCTATGGTAAACAGGCGAAGCATGTGACGGCTGCTTACGTCGGGAACCGGGACGTGGTGGTTCGAGCGCTCACGCGAGACAAGCAGGGCCGGATGTCGGCCGAAGTTCTCCTTCCGAACGGACCGAACGTGGGGCGTGAACTGGTGAAGGAGGGACTGGCCTGGTGGCAGAGAGCAGGCTCGAGTGATCCTAGCCTTGGGGATCTCGAAGAACTCGCCCGGGCCGAGCACAGGGGCCTGTGGTCAGAACCAAATCCAGTGCCACCCTGGAAGTGGAAACCCACGAAGAGGACTAGTCGGAGGTATTCGAATTAG
- a CDS encoding GIY-YIG nuclease family protein, with amino-acid sequence MTSATIKLFLPRGDAKSLRTAEISNWTGKAVAAPRTELDELLAREELEKAGVYILIGNHPLTNAARAYIGEAEVIRDRLKQHKTKEFWVSAIVFVSKDENLTNSVLTNEMTTPETTPRLRSLTEAEWPAGCSERPSSKAAASEEATRTLC; translated from the coding sequence ATGACATCAGCCACTATCAAGCTTTTCCTCCCACGTGGAGATGCGAAGAGCCTCCGCACTGCCGAAATATCTAACTGGACCGGCAAGGCCGTCGCCGCGCCCCGCACCGAACTAGACGAACTTCTAGCTCGCGAAGAACTCGAAAAAGCTGGCGTCTATATCCTCATTGGCAATCACCCTCTTACTAATGCAGCTCGTGCCTACATCGGAGAGGCGGAGGTCATTCGTGATCGACTTAAGCAGCACAAGACAAAAGAGTTTTGGGTTTCAGCCATCGTTTTTGTCAGCAAGGACGAGAACCTGACTAACAGTGTGTTGACAAACGAGATGACGACACCGGAAACGACACCACGTCTGAGATCACTGACGGAAGCTGAATGGCCTGCGGGCTGTTCAGAAAGGCCGTCCAGCAAGGCCGCAGCGAGCGAAGAGGCGACGCGTACTCTGTGTTGA
- a CDS encoding class I SAM-dependent methyltransferase codes for MTTPNQHWNAVFSTKLDQELGWYERDVAQTLKFLDLIPGSRTATIFLPGAGTSVLVDELLTRGARVIVNDVSDEALRKLEKRIGNIQDRVTWLHHDMSKPIPAGLPQVDIWIDRAVLHFLLDDAEIEGYFRNLRSLLRKGGFALLAEFSTAGAPMCAGLDVHRYSLEELTTRLGEGFDLIKDEDYTFINPFGDPRPYVYALYKRK; via the coding sequence ATGACCACGCCCAATCAACACTGGAACGCAGTCTTCTCGACCAAATTAGACCAGGAACTCGGCTGGTACGAACGCGATGTGGCGCAGACATTGAAGTTCCTGGATCTTATCCCCGGGAGCCGTACTGCTACGATATTTCTTCCCGGTGCCGGGACGTCGGTTCTCGTTGACGAGCTTCTGACACGAGGGGCGCGCGTGATCGTGAATGATGTCAGCGATGAAGCCTTGAGGAAATTGGAGAAAAGAATCGGGAATATTCAGGACAGAGTGACTTGGCTGCACCATGATATGTCCAAACCGATTCCTGCGGGCCTTCCACAAGTCGATATATGGATTGATCGTGCCGTGCTGCACTTCTTGCTTGATGACGCCGAGATTGAGGGGTATTTCAGGAATTTGCGGTCCCTGCTACGGAAGGGAGGGTTTGCCCTGTTGGCCGAATTTTCAACCGCGGGAGCACCGATGTGTGCCGGGCTGGATGTGCATCGCTACTCTCTTGAGGAATTGACGACACGATTGGGAGAAGGATTCGATCTTATCAAGGATGAAGATTATACATTCATCAACCCGTTTGGCGACCCCAGGCCGTATGTCTATGCGCTCTACAAGAGAAAATGA
- a CDS encoding glycosyltransferase, with product MKPILSVAIPAHNEEEHIARCIESVVAAARRASQPVEVVVALNRCTDRTGEVAESLGARCVVEDRKCIAAVRNAAVRASTASAVATLDADSWMSPNTISEILERVYDSRYVGGGSVVNLERYSTGIVLSLLAIAPYLVRQRVSIGMFWFLRESFDAIGGFDETLVSVEDLDFAVRLKAHGQSRGQRYGTIWRNGITTSCRKCDQFGDWYIFRNPRLVKALFSGRNRQAADHFWYDARR from the coding sequence ATGAAACCGATTCTCTCCGTGGCGATCCCCGCACATAACGAGGAGGAGCACATAGCGCGATGCATTGAGAGCGTCGTTGCTGCCGCTCGCCGCGCCTCCCAGCCAGTGGAAGTGGTTGTTGCCTTAAATCGCTGTACAGATAGAACGGGCGAAGTAGCTGAATCTCTTGGCGCCAGGTGCGTCGTCGAGGATAGGAAATGCATCGCTGCCGTTCGAAACGCTGCCGTCCGTGCTTCGACTGCGTCGGCAGTAGCCACGCTTGACGCCGATAGTTGGATGTCCCCGAACACGATTTCCGAGATCCTCGAGCGGGTCTACGATAGTCGCTATGTCGGGGGAGGGTCCGTGGTAAACCTCGAGCGCTATTCGACAGGAATCGTCCTTAGCCTTCTTGCGATCGCTCCCTATCTCGTCAGGCAGCGCGTATCCATTGGGATGTTCTGGTTTTTGCGCGAGTCGTTCGATGCGATCGGCGGCTTCGACGAAACCCTGGTCAGCGTGGAAGACCTGGACTTCGCCGTGCGCCTCAAAGCACACGGGCAAAGTCGCGGGCAGCGATATGGCACCATCTGGCGCAACGGCATCACGACGTCCTGCCGGAAGTGCGATCAGTTTGGAGACTGGTATATTTTCCGCAATCCCCGCCTTGTCAAGGCACTCTTCTCCGGCAGGAACAGACAAGCGGCGGATCACTTCTGGTACGATGCGAGGCGATGA
- a CDS encoding peptidase: protein MDNRPKVCIDRILPRDLMRAQFTKPMRGGGRRAIAPIGKTWMNGSTLRVRFLGGTPTEQTVARQQAGWWSQVANLKFDFNNALNAEIRIGFDHNDGAWSYVGTDSRSIPLDEPTMNLGFLDGGTAGHEFGHAIGLAHEHQNPAGGIQWNEAVVIREAAKAPNFWDEATTRHNILKKYRADQINGTAFDPDSIMLYFFPPSWTLNGVGTKANEVLSAMDKAFVAGAKMYPKTGGTTSTAVELRVNAKRRTQASIGKVGEEDLYRFTATVDARYLIDTLGPTDVVMKLFGPNSETALIAEDDDSGLDLNARVASDLIAGEYFVQIRHYSRQSGTGKYSIKVRKL, encoded by the coding sequence ATGGACAACCGCCCAAAGGTCTGTATCGATCGGATTCTACCCAGAGATCTGATGAGGGCTCAGTTCACCAAGCCCATGCGGGGGGGCGGAAGGAGGGCAATCGCTCCAATTGGGAAGACCTGGATGAATGGTTCGACGCTCCGAGTGCGATTTTTGGGCGGCACTCCGACCGAGCAAACCGTCGCCAGACAACAGGCTGGCTGGTGGTCACAGGTGGCGAATCTGAAATTTGATTTCAACAACGCCTTGAATGCCGAGATTCGCATCGGGTTCGATCACAACGATGGGGCCTGGTCCTACGTCGGGACCGATAGCAGGAGCATCCCATTGGACGAACCGACGATGAACCTGGGGTTTCTGGATGGAGGGACTGCGGGACATGAGTTTGGTCACGCGATCGGATTGGCCCACGAACATCAAAACCCCGCAGGAGGGATCCAGTGGAACGAAGCAGTCGTGATTCGTGAAGCAGCGAAGGCGCCGAACTTCTGGGATGAGGCGACCACGCGGCACAATATTCTTAAGAAGTATCGCGCAGATCAGATTAATGGGACGGCGTTCGACCCGGACTCCATCATGCTGTACTTCTTCCCTCCATCCTGGACGCTCAACGGCGTCGGCACAAAGGCGAATGAAGTCCTTTCGGCGATGGACAAGGCCTTTGTCGCAGGCGCCAAAATGTATCCAAAAACAGGAGGCACGACTTCTACCGCTGTTGAGCTGCGCGTGAACGCCAAGCGCCGCACGCAGGCCTCGATCGGGAAGGTGGGAGAGGAGGATCTCTATCGGTTTACCGCCACGGTGGATGCCCGATACCTGATCGATACCCTGGGGCCGACAGATGTGGTGATGAAACTGTTCGGGCCGAACAGCGAGACCGCGTTAATTGCAGAGGATGACGATTCAGGGCTCGACCTCAATGCCAGGGTCGCAAGTGACCTGATCGCCGGTGAGTATTTTGTGCAGATTCGTCATTACAGTCGTCAAAGCGGGACAGGGAAATATTCGATCAAAGTCCGTAAGCTTTAG
- a CDS encoding tetratricopeptide repeat protein, whose product MNRRLLLAALLCASFVTGLSGQSAFAQAPENEPAPALESPPPFSETSPAPMDENQPPELFPQEQTDQVTVLGELRSAALLSPNDADVRLKLAQGLYRIGDLDSALDECRVAIKLDSRNAKAYLQLGVTLMAKHDEQAASIALMDAIMLDPQLTLAHYSLGSVQYSLGNLPAAIQSYRKALDLRPNFHDARYRLALVLKLTNQDREATLLMEDAANSGIPQAQYSIGNAYRHGQGVEKNMALAIRWWTKALEFGQQRAAESLSQLRRQALSPDQPEQRRMDAMSAFRQYRRELWGDYPDAGRHNSNESVGIALLKSGQASNGITALFAEAFALGEDAHDELARLYETGIDTSLAQFDKRILACFATTAADGFIPAKKALARIYGKGLGVAQDLQKAEMVLKGLPKEEMNAVLDAIEGR is encoded by the coding sequence ATGAACCGTCGATTACTGCTCGCAGCCCTCTTGTGTGCATCCTTCGTCACAGGACTCTCCGGCCAGTCAGCGTTTGCGCAAGCGCCCGAGAACGAACCGGCCCCAGCGCTTGAGTCCCCGCCCCCGTTTTCTGAAACCTCACCCGCGCCTATGGATGAGAACCAGCCACCCGAACTCTTCCCACAGGAACAGACGGACCAGGTGACGGTGCTGGGTGAATTGCGTAGCGCAGCCCTTCTGTCGCCGAACGACGCAGACGTCCGGCTGAAGTTAGCACAGGGGCTCTATCGCATCGGCGATCTCGACAGCGCGCTCGATGAATGCCGCGTGGCAATCAAGCTCGACTCACGTAACGCCAAAGCCTATCTGCAACTCGGTGTCACACTAATGGCCAAACACGATGAGCAGGCAGCCTCTATCGCCTTGATGGACGCCATCATGCTCGACCCCCAGTTAACACTTGCGCATTACAGCTTGGGCAGCGTCCAGTATTCGCTGGGCAACCTACCAGCCGCAATCCAATCCTATCGCAAGGCCCTGGATCTGCGACCGAACTTTCACGACGCCCGTTATCGCCTCGCGCTGGTCTTGAAACTGACGAATCAGGACCGGGAAGCCACGCTCCTCATGGAGGACGCGGCGAACAGCGGAATTCCACAGGCGCAGTACTCCATCGGCAACGCCTACCGTCACGGACAAGGCGTCGAAAAGAACATGGCACTCGCGATCCGCTGGTGGACCAAGGCTCTGGAGTTCGGTCAGCAGCGCGCAGCGGAATCCCTTTCACAGCTTCGTCGCCAGGCCCTCTCGCCCGACCAGCCTGAGCAGCGCCGAATGGACGCGATGAGTGCCTTCAGGCAATATCGCCGTGAGCTCTGGGGCGACTACCCGGATGCCGGCAGGCACAATTCGAACGAATCAGTGGGTATCGCCCTGCTCAAAAGCGGCCAGGCCTCCAACGGAATCACCGCTCTGTTTGCCGAAGCCTTTGCACTGGGCGAAGATGCGCACGACGAACTGGCGCGCTTGTATGAAACAGGCATCGATACCAGCCTTGCTCAATTCGACAAACGCATCCTCGCATGTTTTGCCACCACCGCTGCCGATGGCTTCATCCCAGCCAAGAAAGCGCTGGCACGTATCTACGGCAAAGGCCTCGGTGTCGCACAGGATCTGCAGAAAGCGGAGATGGTGCTGAAGGGGTTGCCCAAGGAGGAGATGAACGCGGTTCTGGATGCAATTGAAGGTCGCTAG
- a CDS encoding HIT family protein, translated as MKDSSCKACLGSWPREGHFIADLGLSKAYLHDDQFFPGWTVVVFKRHATELFHLSSTERIQLMEEVSLVAQSLAQVYAARKINYELLGNQLPHIHWHLIPRLTDDPAPLKPVWVVQHDLKLLSESDLRSAVQLLQQALQSVS; from the coding sequence ATGAAAGACTCAAGTTGCAAAGCATGCCTAGGCAGCTGGCCGAGAGAAGGCCATTTTATTGCCGACCTTGGACTGTCAAAGGCCTATCTTCACGATGACCAGTTCTTTCCCGGCTGGACCGTGGTCGTCTTCAAGCGCCACGCAACCGAACTGTTTCATTTGTCTTCCACAGAGCGGATTCAGCTGATGGAGGAAGTGAGTCTCGTCGCTCAATCACTAGCCCAAGTCTATGCGGCCAGGAAGATCAACTACGAACTCCTCGGCAACCAACTCCCCCACATCCACTGGCATCTCATTCCCCGACTCACCGACGACCCCGCCCCCCTCAAACCAGTGTGGGTGGTACAGCATGATCTCAAACTCCTCTCAGAGTCTGATCTCCGGAGCGCCGTTCAGCTGCTGCAGCAGGCCCTTCAGAGCGTCAGTTGA
- a CDS encoding YjbQ family protein yields the protein MAVKTVSLRLTMEGGTQIENVTKSVAEALAGTGLSAGIVTVFVKHTTASVMIIEDEPGIRADTKTFWDRAVPADPGWQHNTRNAGEDNGHSHLRGQLQGPSVTIPFRDGVMLLGTWQQVVVVDFDTRSRTRELIIQIMGERGG from the coding sequence ATGGCGGTCAAGACGGTGTCGTTGCGGCTTACTATGGAAGGGGGCACCCAAATCGAAAATGTGACGAAGTCCGTGGCCGAGGCCCTGGCCGGTACCGGGCTGTCGGCTGGGATCGTGACGGTGTTCGTGAAGCATACGACTGCATCGGTGATGATTATCGAAGATGAGCCTGGTATCAGAGCTGATACCAAGACCTTTTGGGATCGGGCTGTGCCGGCCGATCCAGGCTGGCAGCATAATACGAGAAATGCCGGTGAGGATAACGGCCACAGCCATTTGCGGGGTCAGCTGCAGGGACCGTCTGTGACCATTCCGTTCCGAGACGGGGTGATGTTGCTGGGAACTTGGCAACAGGTCGTCGTCGTCGATTTTGATACCAGATCTCGAACCAGGGAGCTGATTATACAAATCATGGGGGAGCGAGGGGGATGA
- a CDS encoding trypsin-like peptidase domain-containing protein, which translates to MKKPIISMGLLLISLCPVLAMAEWGKPLGGNYTGPEGKPRLVAPSPVELGADERATMAVFEQATKSVVFIANTAIRRDPWSFDLFEAPQGSGSGFVWNKQGHIVTNFHVVYGANSIKVTLADRSEHKAVVIGADPDHDLAVLQVQAPDEALSPVVVGTSNDLRVGQKVLAIGNPFGLDHTLTTGVVSALGRTIKSLSNRTIEGVIQTDAAINPGNSGGPLLDSAGRLIGVNTQIVSPSGAFAGIGFAVPVDTVNRIVPELIKHGKLIRPGLGVSLVPDAMAKRWGIKGLIIGKVSRGSGAERAGLKGARETFAGRVELGDIIVAVDGKPIETQDDLMDVLDRHKVNDPVTVEILREKRRERVSVTLQAIN; encoded by the coding sequence ATGAAGAAACCAATTATTTCGATGGGACTCTTGCTCATCAGCCTCTGCCCTGTCTTGGCGATGGCTGAGTGGGGGAAGCCGTTGGGCGGGAACTACACCGGGCCCGAAGGAAAACCGCGCCTCGTGGCGCCCTCACCCGTTGAGTTGGGCGCAGACGAACGGGCTACGATGGCCGTGTTCGAGCAGGCAACGAAATCCGTGGTCTTCATCGCCAATACGGCCATCAGGCGTGATCCCTGGTCGTTCGACCTGTTCGAGGCCCCTCAGGGGTCCGGTTCCGGCTTTGTGTGGAATAAGCAGGGACATATCGTCACCAATTTTCATGTCGTCTATGGAGCCAATTCGATCAAGGTGACGCTCGCCGACCGGTCCGAACATAAGGCTGTCGTGATCGGCGCCGATCCCGATCATGACCTTGCAGTGCTGCAAGTCCAAGCGCCGGACGAGGCGCTTTCGCCAGTGGTGGTGGGCACCTCGAATGATCTGCGGGTCGGGCAAAAGGTCTTGGCGATCGGCAATCCGTTTGGCCTCGATCACACGCTGACGACCGGCGTGGTGAGCGCCTTAGGGCGGACCATCAAGTCACTATCGAATCGGACTATTGAAGGGGTCATCCAGACTGATGCCGCCATCAATCCCGGAAACTCCGGAGGGCCCTTGCTGGACAGCGCCGGCCGCTTGATCGGTGTGAATACCCAGATTGTGAGCCCGAGCGGGGCTTTTGCCGGAATCGGCTTTGCCGTGCCGGTCGATACTGTCAATCGCATTGTCCCGGAGCTGATCAAGCACGGCAAGCTCATTCGCCCGGGGCTCGGAGTCTCACTCGTTCCCGATGCGATGGCCAAGCGGTGGGGGATAAAAGGACTGATTATCGGCAAGGTGTCCCGTGGCAGCGGGGCTGAGCGGGCGGGGTTGAAGGGCGCGCGCGAGACCTTCGCCGGGCGTGTAGAATTGGGCGATATCATTGTGGCCGTTGACGGCAAGCCAATCGAGACCCAGGACGATCTGATGGATGTCCTGGATCGGCACAAAGTGAACGATCCGGTGACGGTAGAGATTCTGCGAGAAAAGCGCCGCGAACGTGTATCTGTGACGCTCCAAGCCATTAATTGA